Proteins from a genomic interval of Acetobacterium woodii DSM 1030:
- a CDS encoding transposase — protein MNGDFDALCRRELLSGADRYYDYIMKSLASGMIRKDIYREIKKQGYSGQVSTAYDYMNKLIEAHGIEIAVYRSASIESISRKKQLSKFDHVTRRSIFRFLWMNDAVLSGYRECLMEKYPIIGELYKCIKEFRRIFKEKSLPQLYLFIDRYKKSNVKELAIFAAGLEKDLEAVENAVISDLSNGFVEGVNNKLKMIKRTMYGRCGQKLLTAKLMYDPHSKPG, from the coding sequence ATGAATGGCGATTTTGATGCATTATGTCGCCGGGAACTGCTAAGCGGTGCTGATCGTTATTATGATTACATTATGAAATCATTGGCTTCCGGGATGATCCGCAAAGACATCTATCGAGAGATAAAAAAACAGGGCTATTCAGGACAAGTGTCCACCGCATATGACTATATGAACAAGCTGATTGAGGCCCACGGCATTGAAATTGCTGTTTATCGAAGCGCTTCGATTGAATCCATCAGCCGAAAGAAGCAGTTGAGCAAATTTGATCATGTTACCCGGAGAAGTATCTTCCGTTTTCTCTGGATGAATGATGCCGTTTTATCCGGGTATCGTGAATGCCTGATGGAGAAATATCCAATTATCGGCGAACTATACAAATGCATCAAAGAATTTCGCCGGATTTTTAAAGAAAAAAGTTTACCCCAACTGTATCTGTTTATCGACAGATACAAAAAATCAAATGTAAAGGAGCTGGCGATTTTTGCCGCCGGACTGGAAAAAGATCTCGAAGCAGTTGAAAATGCTGTTATCAGTGATTTATCAAACGGATTTGTGGAAGGGGTCAACAACAAACTTAAAATGATAAAACGAACCATGTATGGTCGATGCGGTCAAAAATTATTGACGGCCAAATTGATGTATGATCCACATTCAAAACCCGGATAA
- a CDS encoding PocR ligand-binding domain-containing protein, with product MEKKVNYSVDDLIDLHVLQQFQDSFAKALGMASVSVDNVKGTITEPSNFTDFCMKYTRGSTEGNKRCVSCDINGGKKAGTSGKPAVYSCHAGLVDFAAPIVVDGVQIGAILGGQVLDAPPDEAKFRKIAREIGVDEDEYIAALRKITIVPRAKITAAADMLYIFANSISKMGHHNRLLVDETEKFQSISENMFENIRTVSEVIANFSVQIDSLIKASDELLESSTVSKNKVKETDSILKFIRDVATQTNLLGLNAAIEATRAGEFGRGFNVVADEVRKLAVMSVDSAKKIESILDSIVVSMNSVESQAAKSYKIIGEHQDAMIEINEKLALLNQISDKLKVEINTLKNSIY from the coding sequence ATGGAAAAAAAGGTAAACTATTCAGTTGATGATTTGATCGATCTACACGTCTTGCAGCAATTTCAAGATAGTTTTGCAAAAGCACTTGGTATGGCCAGCGTTTCTGTTGATAATGTAAAAGGAACCATTACCGAACCCAGTAATTTTACAGATTTTTGTATGAAGTATACCCGTGGTTCAACCGAGGGCAATAAACGTTGTGTCAGCTGTGATATCAACGGCGGCAAAAAAGCCGGTACTTCCGGAAAACCTGCGGTATATTCCTGCCATGCCGGTTTGGTCGATTTTGCGGCGCCAATTGTTGTTGACGGTGTTCAGATCGGAGCCATCCTTGGTGGCCAGGTGCTTGATGCTCCCCCTGATGAAGCCAAATTTAGAAAGATCGCCCGCGAAATCGGTGTCGATGAAGACGAATACATTGCGGCATTACGTAAAATAACCATTGTTCCCCGTGCGAAAATTACGGCTGCGGCAGATATGTTATACATTTTTGCCAATTCTATTTCTAAAATGGGCCATCATAATCGCTTGTTGGTGGACGAAACTGAAAAATTCCAGTCAATCTCGGAAAATATGTTTGAAAATATTCGTACGGTCAGTGAAGTGATCGCCAACTTCTCCGTTCAAATTGATTCATTAATTAAAGCCTCAGACGAATTATTGGAATCTTCAACCGTTTCTAAAAACAAAGTTAAAGAAACCGATTCAATTCTTAAGTTTATTCGGGATGTTGCCACCCAGACTAATCTGCTCGGTTTAAATGCCGCCATCGAAGCAACCCGCGCCGGCGAATTCGGCCGCGGCTTTAATGTCGTTGCCGATGAAGTCCGAAAGCTGGCTGTCATGAGTGTCGATTCGGCTAAAAAAATCGAAAGTATCCTCGACAGTATCGTTGTCAGTATGAACAGCGTCGAATCCCAGGCGGCTAAATCCTACAAAATTATTGGCGAACATCAGGATGCCATGATCGAAATAAACGAAAAATTAGCATTACTCAACCAAATATCCGATAAATTAAAGGTTGAGATCAATACCCTTAAAAACAGCATTTATTAA
- a CDS encoding DUF1659 domain-containing protein — translation MPVTTDFLSNKLQVRSNYGVVDGKEVIKSKTYSHLKETATDDDIYAVAESLASLQVPTMEEVIKIESTLLIPGV, via the coding sequence ATGCCAGTAACAACTGATTTTCTCAGCAATAAGCTTCAAGTTCGTTCGAACTATGGCGTAGTCGATGGTAAAGAAGTGATTAAGTCAAAAACTTATTCGCATCTGAAAGAAACCGCTACCGATGATGATATTTATGCTGTGGCTGAATCGCTTGCCAGTTTGCAGGTCCCAACCATGGAAGAAGTAATCAAAATCGAAAGCACGCTCTTGATTCCCGGTGTTTAA
- a CDS encoding phage holin family protein: MKKFLDDLPQYFALLGSVLGFLLGGFDGYLYTLLGFILIDYLTGLVVAITLRQVSSEVGFVGILKKMLILVMVAMGHLLDQNLLGAGNALRTAVIFFYTANEGISITENLTRLGFPIPAKLKMVLAQLYDKEKEEH, encoded by the coding sequence ATGAAAAAATTTTTAGACGATCTGCCCCAGTATTTTGCGCTGCTGGGTTCAGTGTTAGGTTTTCTTTTAGGCGGGTTTGACGGCTATTTATATACGCTGTTAGGCTTTATCCTGATTGATTATCTCACCGGCCTGGTAGTTGCCATCACTCTGCGGCAGGTATCGAGTGAAGTTGGTTTTGTTGGCATTCTAAAAAAAATGCTGATTCTGGTGATGGTCGCAATGGGGCATCTATTGGATCAGAATCTTTTAGGGGCCGGAAATGCCCTGCGCACGGCGGTTATTTTCTTTTACACCGCTAACGAAGGGATTAGTATCACCGAAAACCTGACCCGTTTAGGTTTTCCCATTCCCGCCAAACTTAAAATGGTTCTGGCCCAACTTTATGACAAAGAAAAGGAGGAACACTAA
- the whiA gene encoding DNA-binding protein WhiA — MTFSAILKKDLSKLPFGSIASQQAELSGMIGSIATIAIDESAGMSISVKTENPSVAARCYQLIKGLYQVKAKIKIEKTRKFKEHRAYRVVIEENTIAQKILETCQILSFNTQGQAFFANQVPEQFKNQDNQTKAYVRGVFLGCGSVSNPEKTYHLELVGKKVAIANKKIERSPAITNEQCAYLQSIKTILDRYGIKSNLIHRKAHWVLYLKEGGSVADFLNVIGAHRGLLEMENIRIVKEMRNDVNRQVNCETANLNKTIAASYDQVADIMLVKERLGLKNLPANLYDIAELRLNYPDASIKELGERLDPPVGKSGVYHRLKKLNQIAETLK; from the coding sequence ATGACATTTTCAGCTATTTTAAAAAAAGATCTATCAAAACTGCCCTTTGGTTCGATTGCCTCACAACAGGCTGAATTGTCAGGGATGATTGGATCGATTGCCACCATTGCGATTGATGAATCCGCGGGGATGAGCATTAGTGTCAAGACAGAAAATCCCTCGGTTGCCGCCAGATGTTATCAATTGATTAAAGGGTTGTATCAGGTAAAGGCAAAAATTAAAATTGAAAAAACGCGAAAGTTCAAAGAACATCGCGCTTATCGGGTTGTTATTGAAGAAAATACGATTGCCCAAAAGATTCTGGAAACATGTCAGATTTTATCGTTTAACACCCAGGGTCAGGCCTTTTTTGCCAATCAGGTTCCGGAACAATTTAAAAACCAGGACAACCAGACAAAAGCGTATGTTCGCGGCGTTTTTTTAGGCTGCGGTTCGGTGTCCAATCCGGAAAAAACTTATCATTTAGAGTTGGTCGGGAAAAAAGTTGCGATCGCGAACAAAAAAATAGAACGCAGCCCGGCCATTACAAACGAACAGTGTGCCTATCTGCAAAGCATTAAAACGATACTCGATCGTTATGGAATTAAGTCTAACCTGATTCACCGCAAAGCGCATTGGGTACTTTATCTCAAGGAAGGTGGAAGTGTGGCCGATTTTCTCAATGTAATCGGCGCTCATCGGGGATTGTTGGAGATGGAGAATATCCGGATTGTTAAGGAAATGCGAAATGATGTGAATCGCCAGGTTAATTGCGAAACCGCCAATCTTAATAAGACGATTGCCGCCTCTTATGATCAGGTAGCCGATATTATGCTCGTCAAAGAACGACTGGGGTTAAAAAACCTACCGGCTAACCTTTATGATATTGCCGAACTGCGTTTAAATTATCCCGACGCCAGCATTAAAGAACTCGGCGAACGCCTGGACCCTCCGGTCGGGAAATCCGGGGTGTATCATCGTTTAAAAAAGCTAAATCAAATCGCTGAAACCCTCAAATAG
- a CDS encoding sigma-70 family RNA polymerase sigma factor yields the protein MENNKMILWIRGAKQKDPHCQLALINGFKPLIKAMIRRYVYDSHAFEDYLSEGTIVLLNAIDTFDEKLGVPFSGYLKKELFYYFVNVAKNHQNLYSLDATADEDTTALQNSLPDTTDIEGDFLHGADLQALFVYLPKLRERQRWIIDEHYFKNRSFREIANSIGVSSNSLVKLHRRAISDLRTYLGIELVN from the coding sequence GTGGAAAATAATAAAATGATTCTTTGGATTCGGGGCGCCAAACAAAAAGATCCCCACTGCCAGTTGGCTTTAATTAATGGCTTCAAGCCGCTTATTAAAGCGATGATCCGTCGTTATGTATACGATTCCCATGCTTTTGAAGATTATTTAAGTGAAGGAACGATTGTATTGCTTAATGCCATCGATACCTTTGATGAAAAATTGGGGGTTCCCTTTTCCGGCTACCTGAAAAAAGAACTCTTTTATTATTTTGTCAATGTCGCCAAAAATCATCAAAATTTGTATTCGCTTGATGCAACCGCTGATGAAGATACCACTGCTTTACAAAATAGCTTGCCCGACACAACTGATATTGAAGGCGATTTTCTCCACGGCGCAGATTTACAAGCTTTATTTGTTTATCTGCCCAAACTAAGAGAACGACAACGATGGATTATTGACGAACATTATTTTAAAAACCGCAGTTTTCGGGAAATTGCCAATAGCATCGGGGTCAGTTCCAACAGCCTGGTAAAACTCCACCGGCGGGCCATTTCGGATTTACGAACATATCTGGGCATTGAACTGGTCAATTGA
- a CDS encoding D-Ala-D-Ala carboxypeptidase family metallohydrolase encodes MYLKLIQEALIRAGYFPGPVDGQDGPLTRAAIKAFQSDHGLTADGLVGALTHHALFDGSTMTDADKPASTIDNQQLTPHFNREEFKCCCEGRYCNGFPAEMNPELVGRMEAIRLVVELPIIVTSGVRCPTRNAEVGGIPNSRHLSGNAADCYVPGMTVYELAAAARNAGLGVIVYENEGFCHLEL; translated from the coding sequence ATGTATCTAAAACTGATTCAGGAGGCGCTAATCCGCGCCGGTTATTTCCCCGGTCCGGTAGACGGCCAGGATGGCCCCTTAACGCGGGCGGCAATTAAAGCTTTTCAAAGTGATCACGGCCTGACTGCCGATGGCTTGGTCGGGGCACTTACGCATCACGCTCTTTTTGACGGCAGCACCATGACCGATGCGGATAAACCGGCTTCCACCATAGACAATCAACAATTGACCCCGCATTTTAACCGAGAGGAGTTTAAATGTTGTTGTGAAGGCCGTTATTGCAATGGCTTCCCGGCCGAGATGAACCCGGAGCTGGTCGGTCGAATGGAAGCCATTCGTCTGGTTGTGGAGCTGCCGATTATCGTCACCTCCGGGGTTCGTTGCCCCACCCGCAATGCCGAAGTTGGCGGTATTCCCAATTCCCGCCATCTCAGTGGCAATGCGGCCGATTGTTATGTACCGGGAATGACCGTTTATGAACTGGCGGCAGCGGCGAGAAATGCCGGACTCGGCGTGATTGTTTATGAAAATGAAGGATTTTGTCATCTGGAGCTTTAA
- a CDS encoding gluconeogenesis factor YvcK family protein → MDMKEYIREFTLKDIVKVRNPKVVAIGGGTGLSVILRGLKKYTNNLTAIVTVGDDGGGSGRLREDLGILPPGDIRSCILALADDENVMQELFNYRFPGGSMAGQSFGNLFLAAMNGISHDFYDAVRRTSDVLQIKGEVLPVTLSQMVLMGTLKNGEIIEGESAIPEAAMKQQSAIAQIFLKPNDIKPLPETIEAICDADLIILGPGSLYTSVIPNLLVKDIARAIFDSRAKRFYICNIMTQPGETSNYTQEDHIRAIEAHLDQAEGKLFDYVVANTGNLPKSIEEKYKKCDASVVPMEKHLEGYDYLLDDYVVMENGFVRHDADLLARRIFETYVK, encoded by the coding sequence ATGGATATGAAAGAATATATAAGGGAGTTTACCCTAAAAGATATTGTCAAAGTGAGAAATCCCAAGGTGGTCGCCATTGGCGGAGGCACCGGTTTATCGGTGATCCTACGCGGGTTAAAAAAATACACCAATAATCTGACGGCGATTGTGACTGTCGGCGATGATGGGGGCGGATCGGGACGGCTGCGAGAAGATTTAGGCATCCTCCCACCGGGCGATATTAGAAGTTGCATATTGGCTTTGGCGGATGACGAAAATGTGATGCAGGAATTGTTTAATTATCGCTTTCCCGGCGGATCGATGGCTGGGCAAAGTTTTGGCAATTTATTTTTAGCCGCGATGAACGGCATCAGCCATGATTTTTACGATGCCGTTAGACGCACATCTGATGTTCTGCAAATAAAAGGCGAGGTTCTGCCGGTGACTTTGTCGCAAATGGTTCTGATGGGAACGTTGAAAAACGGCGAAATAATTGAAGGCGAATCCGCTATTCCCGAGGCAGCGATGAAACAACAAAGTGCCATCGCCCAAATATTTTTAAAACCCAACGATATTAAACCGTTGCCGGAAACGATTGAAGCCATCTGTGACGCCGATCTGATCATCCTGGGACCGGGCAGCCTTTACACCAGTGTGATTCCTAACCTGTTGGTGAAAGATATCGCCAGAGCTATTTTTGATAGTCGCGCCAAGCGTTTTTACATCTGCAATATCATGACGCAACCCGGCGAAACAAGTAATTACACCCAGGAAGACCATATTCGGGCGATTGAAGCGCATCTTGATCAGGCCGAGGGAAAGTTGTTTGATTATGTCGTGGCCAACACCGGGAACCTGCCCAAAAGCATTGAAGAAAAATATAAAAAATGTGATGCAAGTGTCGTTCCGATGGAAAAACATTTAGAAGGATATGATTATTTATTAGACGACTATGTGGTGATGGAAAATGGCTTTGTTCGCCATGACGCCGATCTGCTGGCCCGCCGCATTTTTGAAACCTATGTAAAATAA
- a CDS encoding DUF2922 domain-containing protein translates to MNMPEIKATMVFERADGKKSTVSVSDADPAVTAAELNSAMDLILAKNVFAPDNNEFVKKISGKLISTTTQDFEMSV, encoded by the coding sequence ATGAATATGCCCGAAATTAAAGCCACTATGGTTTTTGAACGCGCCGACGGTAAAAAATCAACCGTTTCCGTGTCCGATGCTGACCCGGCGGTTACCGCAGCCGAACTAAACAGCGCGATGGACCTAATCCTCGCTAAAAACGTCTTTGCGCCTGACAATAACGAGTTTGTCAAAAAAATCAGCGGAAAGCTGATCAGTACGACAACTCAGGATTTTGAAATGTCCGTTTAA
- a CDS encoding transposase: MDSPNTLILDHYFPSDVLKITEVIETDKIIIHMKSLSRTCICPRCHQTLNHYHGTYTRKVQDLPILGKNVQLRIKAHEYICDNEACSVKTVAETFNDFLNANRRMTQRCEDFICLLAMETSCEGCARICQAMNLYISGDSVIRFLTEHYEAQPVPVCSETIGVDDFAFKKRSRYGTVIVDEATHKPVAVLNGRDSNTLKAWLRQNRQVKRITRDRAGAYASAIREILPDAMQIADRFHLHQNLLEAVQNALKSVVPADIKIPIDQDHSDKQQPKEKTAEGFKKK, from the coding sequence ATGGATTCACCAAATACCCTGATTTTGGATCATTACTTCCCATCCGATGTTTTAAAGATCACGGAAGTAATTGAAACTGATAAAATCATTATCCATATGAAATCTCTTTCCAGAACCTGTATCTGTCCCAGGTGCCACCAGACACTTAATCATTATCACGGTACCTATACAAGAAAAGTTCAGGATCTTCCAATACTGGGAAAGAATGTTCAGCTCCGGATTAAAGCCCATGAGTACATTTGTGACAATGAAGCGTGCTCGGTTAAAACCGTTGCTGAAACATTTAATGATTTTCTCAATGCAAACCGAAGAATGACTCAGCGCTGTGAAGATTTCATCTGCTTGCTGGCAATGGAAACCAGTTGTGAAGGGTGCGCACGGATCTGTCAGGCAATGAACCTTTATATCAGTGGAGATAGTGTGATCCGCTTTCTTACAGAACATTATGAGGCTCAGCCGGTTCCAGTTTGTAGTGAAACGATTGGTGTCGATGATTTTGCCTTCAAAAAAAGAAGCCGATACGGAACTGTGATTGTTGATGAAGCCACACACAAACCGGTCGCGGTTCTTAATGGTCGTGACAGCAACACGCTCAAGGCCTGGCTGCGGCAGAACAGACAGGTCAAGCGCATCACTCGAGACCGTGCCGGGGCCTATGCTTCCGCTATTAGGGAAATACTTCCTGATGCCATGCAGATTGCAGACCGGTTTCATCTTCATCAGAATTTGCTGGAGGCCGTTCAGAATGCACTCAAATCAGTTGTTCCGGCTGATATAAAAATACCGATCGATCAGGATCATTCTGATAAGCAACAACCGAAAGAAAAAACGGCAGAAGGTTTTAAAAAAAAATGA
- a CDS encoding RNA polymerase sigma factor translates to MNLFLNMVVPENINSEERPKLQIDETIFTRIAQNDMDAFEEFYRLTERTVYAFVLSTLKNHDDALDVVQDTYLKIRAAAHLYNPMGKPMAWVFTIARNLSISKLRLKQKNDSVEITDLENDSNFSYITDNEDRLVLQAALKILNAEETEIILLHAISGFTHREIANNLEMKLSTVLSKYHRGLKKLKKYLTEQEVI, encoded by the coding sequence ATGAACCTATTTTTGAATATGGTGGTACCAGAAAACATAAACAGCGAAGAACGACCAAAACTGCAAATTGATGAAACCATATTCACGCGCATTGCCCAAAACGATATGGACGCATTTGAAGAATTTTACCGACTGACTGAGCGTACGGTGTATGCCTTTGTTCTTTCGACACTTAAAAATCACGATGACGCTCTGGATGTGGTTCAGGATACCTACCTGAAAATTCGGGCGGCTGCCCATCTTTATAATCCCATGGGTAAACCAATGGCGTGGGTATTTACAATTGCCCGGAATTTGTCGATCTCGAAACTCCGACTTAAACAAAAAAATGACAGTGTCGAAATAACCGATCTCGAAAATGATTCGAACTTTTCTTATATCACTGACAATGAAGATCGGCTGGTACTCCAGGCGGCTTTAAAAATCTTAAATGCTGAAGAAACGGAAATTATTCTTTTACATGCAATTTCCGGATTTACCCACCGCGAAATAGCCAACAATCTGGAGATGAAATTATCGACGGTGTTGTCTAAATATCATCGCGGATTAAAAAAATTGAAAAAATATCTCACCGAACAGGAGGTGATATAG
- the rapZ gene encoding RNase adapter RapZ: MKIIIITGMSGAGKSQAIQILEDLGFFCVDNIPPQLIVTFVNLCQQSATEIEKIALVTDVRGDVFLDGKDYSLADYKEAKDGIELIFLNARDEVLVSRYQETRRNHPLTNSTGNLLEAIQQERKSLERLREIADEEIDTSDIKVSQLKEKLIKLVENDKDNAKPKVKIYSFGFKYASPMGADYVFDVRFLVNPFYRKELRNLTGEDQTVRDYVMSFPEAQIFLTKLLDLIEFVIPQFYKVSKNTIEIAIGCTGGQHRSVTLAYLLNQALREKGYETNLKHRDIKKNRLEH, translated from the coding sequence ATGAAAATCATCATTATAACAGGCATGTCAGGAGCCGGAAAATCTCAGGCGATACAAATCCTTGAAGATCTGGGTTTTTTTTGTGTCGATAATATCCCGCCTCAATTGATTGTGACGTTTGTTAATCTGTGTCAGCAGTCAGCCACCGAAATTGAAAAAATTGCGCTGGTAACCGATGTGCGTGGTGATGTTTTTTTAGATGGAAAAGATTATTCGCTGGCAGATTACAAAGAAGCAAAAGATGGTATTGAGCTCATTTTTTTAAATGCCCGAGATGAAGTATTGGTGTCCCGATATCAGGAAACCCGGCGTAATCATCCCTTAACCAATTCGACCGGCAATTTATTAGAAGCCATTCAGCAGGAACGAAAAAGTCTGGAACGGCTGCGGGAAATTGCCGATGAAGAGATTGATACTTCGGACATCAAAGTAAGTCAACTTAAAGAAAAACTTATCAAACTGGTTGAAAATGATAAAGATAATGCCAAACCAAAGGTAAAAATCTATTCATTTGGATTTAAATACGCCAGCCCGATGGGGGCTGATTATGTTTTTGATGTCCGTTTTCTGGTTAATCCTTTTTATCGGAAGGAACTAAGAAATCTAACCGGTGAAGATCAGACGGTCCGAGATTATGTGATGTCATTTCCAGAAGCACAGATATTCTTAACTAAACTTCTGGATCTAATTGAATTTGTTATTCCGCAATTTTACAAGGTCTCGAAAAATACGATTGAAATTGCGATCGGTTGTACCGGTGGGCAGCATCGTTCGGTCACCTTAGCTTATCTTTTAAATCAGGCTTTGCGGGAAAAAGGTTATGAAACAAACCTTAAACACCGGGATATCAAGAAAAATCGGCTTGAACACTAA